From the genome of Chania multitudinisentens RB-25, one region includes:
- the pmbA gene encoding metalloprotease PmbA, with translation MKVVTQVAEQRKALEQAVSQALELARAGSDAAEVAVTKTTGISVSTRFGEVENVEFNSDGALGITVYYQQRKGSASSTDLSPDAISRTVQAALDIARYTSPDPYAGPAEKDLLAFSAPDLDLFHPSELDAERGIELAARAEQAALAADKRITNTEGGSFNSHYGIKVFGNSHGMLQSYCSSRHSLSSCVIAEHEGDMERDYAYTVGRAMGDMANPEWVGQECARRTLARLSPRKLATMKAPVLFSAEVATGLFGHLVGAISGSSVYRKSTFLLDSLGKQILPEWMTIEEHPHLLKGLASTPFDSEGVRTERRDIVKDGVLQTWLLTSYAARKLGLHSTGHAGGIHNWRIAGQGNDFAAMLKQLGTGLVVTELMGQGVSGITGDYSRGAAGFWVENGEIQYPVSEITIAGNLKEMLRSIVSIGSDIETRSNIQCGSILLPEMKIAGQ, from the coding sequence ATGAAAGTAGTCACTCAAGTTGCAGAACAGCGCAAGGCGCTGGAACAAGCCGTTTCACAGGCTTTAGAACTGGCACGAGCTGGTTCAGATGCGGCAGAAGTTGCCGTAACCAAAACTACCGGTATCAGTGTCAGCACCCGTTTTGGCGAGGTGGAAAACGTCGAGTTCAATAGCGATGGGGCATTGGGGATCACCGTTTATTATCAACAGCGTAAAGGCAGTGCCTCTTCAACCGATCTCAGCCCGGATGCCATTTCCCGCACGGTGCAAGCGGCGCTGGATATTGCCCGTTACACTTCACCAGACCCCTATGCTGGCCCGGCGGAAAAAGATCTGCTGGCATTTTCAGCCCCGGATCTCGATCTGTTCCACCCGAGCGAACTGGATGCCGAGCGGGGGATCGAGCTGGCGGCACGGGCCGAACAGGCTGCATTGGCAGCGGATAAACGCATCACCAATACCGAAGGTGGCAGTTTCAACAGTCACTACGGCATCAAGGTGTTTGGCAACAGCCACGGTATGCTGCAAAGCTACTGCTCCAGCCGCCATTCGTTATCCAGCTGCGTGATCGCAGAGCACGAAGGTGATATGGAGCGTGATTACGCCTATACCGTTGGCCGGGCCATGGGCGATATGGCTAACCCCGAATGGGTGGGCCAGGAATGTGCTCGCCGCACGCTGGCACGCCTTTCACCGCGTAAGTTGGCCACCATGAAAGCCCCGGTATTATTTTCAGCCGAAGTGGCGACCGGGCTGTTTGGCCATCTGGTGGGGGCCATCAGCGGCAGCAGCGTTTACCGTAAATCCACTTTCCTGCTGGATTCGCTGGGGAAACAGATCCTACCGGAATGGATGACCATTGAAGAACATCCCCATTTGCTGAAAGGGCTGGCTTCGACACCGTTCGACAGCGAAGGTGTACGTACCGAGCGCCGCGATATCGTTAAGGATGGTGTACTGCAAACCTGGTTGCTGACCAGCTACGCTGCGCGCAAGCTGGGCCTGCACAGCACCGGGCATGCCGGGGGGATTCATAACTGGCGTATCGCCGGGCAGGGTAACGATTTTGCCGCGATGCTCAAGCAGTTGGGTACCGGCCTGGTTGTGACCGAACTGATGGGGCAAGGCGTCAGCGGCATTACCGGTGACTATTCACGCGGTGCCGCCGGTTTCTGGGTGGAAAACGGCGAGATTCAGTATCCGGTCAGTGAGATCACCATTGCCGGTAACCTGAAAGAGATGCTGCGCAGCATTGTCAGCATCGGCAGTGATATCGAAACCCGCAGTAATATTCAATGTGGTTCCATTCTATTGCCGGAAATGAAGATCGCCGGTCAGTAA
- a CDS encoding sugar phosphate isomerase/epimerase family protein, with translation MMITFSATLTCQYDAIFSPFSAKQFYQGLAWLKNSTFDAAELCIADYNNVDVIAIAHALAEHGLGCTTIASGQARKREGLSLLAADDALLQRTRQRIYQHIDAAAILGSYVTIGSLRATETALSIEQYKHSLAQGLAPCIDYAQKCGVTLIIEALNRYEISHLNSAEDMMLFLEFIGMPPNVGILWDVFHANIEDQSFAAAIQRMGPSLHHVHFADSNRAFPGYGHLAFEDIYRHLQQSGYQGAISLECLCRPSAQTVIKQAKPFIERLRQLACASASRQ, from the coding sequence ATGATGATAACATTCAGTGCCACACTTACTTGCCAGTATGACGCAATATTTTCCCCGTTCAGTGCCAAACAATTTTATCAGGGCTTGGCATGGCTGAAAAATAGCACTTTTGATGCTGCGGAGTTATGTATTGCCGATTACAACAATGTTGATGTTATCGCTATAGCGCATGCGTTAGCTGAACACGGTTTGGGCTGCACCACCATTGCATCCGGGCAGGCACGTAAACGGGAAGGGCTGTCATTACTGGCAGCAGATGACGCTTTATTACAGCGCACGCGGCAGCGGATATATCAGCATATTGATGCGGCGGCGATATTGGGTTCCTATGTCACTATTGGCTCATTGCGAGCCACAGAAACTGCATTGAGTATCGAGCAATATAAGCATTCACTGGCACAGGGGCTGGCACCTTGTATCGACTATGCGCAAAAATGTGGTGTTACGCTGATTATTGAAGCGTTAAATCGTTATGAGATCAGTCACCTTAATAGTGCCGAAGATATGATGTTATTCCTTGAGTTTATAGGCATGCCGCCCAACGTGGGTATTCTGTGGGATGTATTTCATGCCAATATTGAAGACCAGAGTTTTGCCGCTGCTATTCAACGGATGGGGCCGAGCCTGCATCATGTGCATTTCGCTGATTCCAACCGTGCTTTTCCTGGTTATGGACATCTGGCCTTTGAGGATATTTATCGGCACTTGCAGCAATCCGGTTACCAGGGCGCTATTTCGCTTGAGTGTTTATGCCGCCCTTCTGCCCAAACGGTTATTAAACAGGCGAAACCTTTTATTGAACGGCTGCGCCAGTTGGCGTGCGCTAGCGCTTCCCGTCAGTAA
- a CDS encoding oligogalacturonate lyase family protein, with protein sequence MAKGDIYPLEYHEYIDESTGSRVTRLTPPDIICHRNYFYQKCFLDNGQSLIFAAEFDGFRNYYRLELATGKATQLTQGPGDNTFGGFLSPDELYLYYVKGERNLMRVALQDPHLTETSVYQVADEWVGYGTWVANTACTQLVGVEIHRDSWRPVSDWTVFQTFYEENPLCRVIRIDLQTGQSTTLLQENQWLGHPIYRPYDDNTVAFCHEGPLDRVDTRMWLMNEDGSNIRKVKEPAPGESYTHEFWVPDGSAMMYVTYVKDSPVRYLCRVDPISGQDEKIVEMPPCSHVMSNDNGRLAVGDGSGKPIDIVDNEGYGDVTDPYLYLFDLKNKQTHKIAKHSSSWAVLDGDRQVTHPHPSFTPDEKKVLFSSDKDGKPALYLASIPDAVLRSIQL encoded by the coding sequence ATGGCAAAGGGCGATATTTATCCACTGGAGTATCATGAATATATTGATGAAAGTACCGGTTCACGGGTCACTCGCCTGACGCCGCCCGATATTATTTGTCATCGTAACTATTTCTATCAGAAGTGTTTTCTCGATAATGGGCAATCACTTATTTTCGCGGCGGAGTTTGATGGGTTCCGCAATTATTACCGGCTTGAACTTGCCACTGGCAAAGCCACTCAATTGACGCAGGGGCCGGGTGATAACACCTTTGGCGGTTTCCTCTCGCCAGACGAATTGTATCTCTATTACGTCAAAGGTGAACGCAATCTGATGCGTGTTGCGTTACAAGATCCTCATTTGACTGAAACCTCGGTTTATCAGGTGGCAGATGAGTGGGTTGGATACGGCACCTGGGTAGCCAATACTGCCTGTACTCAATTGGTGGGGGTGGAAATTCATCGCGACAGTTGGCGGCCAGTCAGTGACTGGACCGTATTCCAGACGTTTTACGAGGAAAACCCGCTGTGCCGGGTAATCCGCATTGATTTGCAGACCGGCCAGAGCACCACGTTATTACAGGAAAATCAGTGGTTGGGTCACCCGATTTATCGCCCTTACGATGATAACACGGTGGCATTTTGCCACGAGGGGCCGCTGGATCGGGTTGATACCCGTATGTGGTTGATGAATGAAGATGGCAGCAATATTCGTAAAGTGAAAGAGCCAGCGCCGGGTGAGAGCTATACCCATGAGTTTTGGGTGCCAGACGGCTCCGCCATGATGTATGTCACCTATGTGAAAGACAGCCCGGTGCGTTATCTATGCCGTGTCGATCCTATCAGCGGCCAAGATGAAAAAATCGTCGAAATGCCGCCCTGTTCCCATGTGATGAGCAATGACAATGGGCGGCTGGCTGTCGGTGATGGCTCAGGGAAACCGATTGATATCGTTGATAATGAAGGCTATGGCGATGTGACAGATCCTTACCTGTATCTCTTTGACCTGAAAAATAAACAAACGCATAAAATTGCCAAACACAGCAGTTCATGGGCGGTATTGGATGGCGATCGCCAGGTGACTCATCCTCATCCATCATTTACTCCCGATGAGAAAAAAGTGCTGTTTTCATCCGATAAAGATGGCAAGCCGGCGTTGTATTTGGCCAGTATTCCTGACGCGGTTCTACGTAGTATTCAATTATAA
- a CDS encoding ABC transporter substrate-binding protein, translating to MLIKSVTFAAKCLFATTLFTTTLFSTSGMALAKDVELRFSWWGGNARHQATLEAIKAFEQKYPHIKVKAEYAGWEGYLSRLTTQIAGGKEPDVIQTNWNWLPIFSKYGTGFYDLHQVAKTLDLTQYDPQSLESVTVNGKLNGIPVAATARSFYYNKEKWQEMGVAYPQSWDELKAAGLAFKAKDENSYPLVLDYMESLTLLQSYMVQKYNIPAIDEKNAKFNYTPQQWEEFFQLYKDLVDSHVFPSKRVLTSYGNANTWEMSPWINGTWGGVYMWNTNALMYQNNLAAPKNKLELGPFFMLPGAKDAGLFFKPTMMFSISRNTKHPEESALLINFLMNEPEGVKALGLERGVPLSQTAYQQLLQNGVIKEDSIVVTGLKSFMALPHNIPTSAYFDYPQFVALYHETIQKIDQGDLSVKDAASSFAKSADRIMKKTMK from the coding sequence ATGCTGATAAAATCGGTTACCTTTGCGGCAAAATGCTTATTTGCCACAACATTGTTTACCACTACTCTGTTTTCTACATCAGGTATGGCTTTAGCGAAAGACGTTGAATTACGTTTTTCCTGGTGGGGCGGTAATGCTCGTCATCAGGCAACGTTGGAGGCAATAAAAGCTTTCGAACAGAAATACCCGCATATTAAAGTTAAAGCAGAATATGCGGGCTGGGAAGGGTATTTATCCCGTTTAACCACCCAGATTGCCGGAGGAAAAGAGCCGGATGTAATTCAAACAAATTGGAACTGGCTGCCGATTTTCTCTAAATATGGCACCGGATTCTATGACTTACATCAGGTGGCAAAGACGCTGGATTTAACGCAGTACGATCCGCAGTCGCTAGAGAGCGTTACGGTGAATGGTAAACTGAATGGTATTCCAGTCGCAGCGACCGCGCGCAGTTTTTATTACAATAAAGAAAAATGGCAGGAGATGGGAGTCGCTTACCCGCAAAGTTGGGATGAATTAAAAGCGGCAGGCTTGGCATTTAAGGCTAAGGATGAAAACAGCTACCCATTGGTGCTGGACTATATGGAGTCACTGACGCTGTTACAATCCTATATGGTACAGAAATACAATATTCCTGCGATTGATGAAAAAAATGCGAAATTTAACTATACCCCTCAGCAGTGGGAGGAGTTTTTCCAACTATATAAAGACTTGGTGGATAGTCATGTATTCCCTTCCAAACGCGTACTGACATCATACGGTAATGCCAATACATGGGAAATGAGCCCGTGGATTAACGGTACGTGGGGAGGGGTTTATATGTGGAATACCAATGCCTTGATGTATCAGAATAACCTGGCCGCACCGAAGAATAAATTAGAACTGGGGCCGTTCTTCATGCTGCCAGGGGCGAAAGATGCGGGACTATTCTTTAAACCCACGATGATGTTTAGCATCAGCCGTAACACCAAACACCCGGAAGAATCGGCTTTGCTGATTAACTTCCTGATGAATGAACCTGAAGGGGTAAAAGCCTTGGGGCTGGAGCGTGGTGTGCCATTAAGCCAAACTGCTTATCAACAGCTGCTGCAAAATGGCGTAATTAAAGAGGACAGTATTGTTGTCACAGGTCTGAAATCTTTTATGGCATTACCTCATAATATTCCGACCTCTGCTTATTTTGATTATCCGCAGTTTGTGGCGCTGTATCATGAAACTATCCAGAAAATCGATCAGGGTGATTTATCGGTAAAAGATGCGGCATCCTCTTTTGCGAAAAGTGCCGATCGAATTATGAAAAAAACAATGAAATAA
- a CDS encoding IS3 family transposase (programmed frameshift), with protein sequence MKKARFTETQILRVLKEVEGGRHVKDVCRENGVSEASYYNWKSKYGGMGSSDIKRMKELEEENRRLKQMYASLSLDHEILKDVGSKKTLTVPEKRELVRYVMREHQTSERRGCRIIGMSRSLLHYCPNTARDMPVIEALQKLAHQYPAYGFGLMFNKLRQAGRSWNAKRVYRLYRLLKLNLRRKGKKRLPNRHPQPLATPLKINHCWSVDFMSDALLDGRRFRLFNVVDDFNREALAIEADLNIPAHRVVRILERLSAERGIRSDNGPELTAAALAEWAECHGVILDFIQPGKPMQNGFIERFNKTLRIEILDMYLFRTLSEVRELTENWRTEYNEERPHSSLGNVPPVIYARQKLNGDPHWRWY encoded by the exons ATGAAGAAAGCGCGTTTCACTGAAACCCAGATCCTGCGGGTACTGAAAGAAGTTGAAGGTGGCCGGCATGTGAAGGATGTTTGCCGCGAAAACGGTGTATCGGAAGCCAGCTACTACAACTGGAAATCCAAATATGGCGGTATGGGATCCTCTGATATCAAACGTATGAAAGAGCTGGAAGAAGAAAATCGGCGGCTAAAACAAATGTATGCATCCCTGAGCTTAGACCATGAAATTCTTAAGGATGTTG GTAGCAAAAAAACTTTAACGGTGCCTGAAAAGCGTGAGCTGGTGCGTTACGTCATGAGGGAACATCAGACCAGCGAACGACGCGGGTGCCGAATTATAGGGATGAGTCGAAGCCTGTTGCATTACTGCCCGAACACGGCACGGGATATGCCTGTGATCGAGGCATTACAAAAATTGGCACATCAATATCCGGCCTATGGCTTCGGCCTGATGTTCAATAAGTTACGCCAGGCAGGACGGTCATGGAATGCAAAACGGGTTTACCGACTCTATCGCCTGTTAAAACTCAACCTCAGGCGCAAAGGGAAAAAACGCTTACCTAACCGGCATCCCCAGCCTTTGGCTACTCCACTTAAAATAAACCACTGCTGGTCGGTTGATTTTATGAGTGATGCGTTGCTGGACGGGCGTCGGTTTAGATTATTTAACGTCGTCGATGATTTTAATCGAGAAGCGCTGGCCATAGAAGCTGACTTGAATATACCGGCTCATCGTGTTGTTCGTATACTGGAACGACTCAGTGCAGAAAGAGGTATACGAAGTGATAACGGGCCTGAACTCACAGCAGCAGCGTTAGCCGAATGGGCAGAATGCCACGGAGTGATACTTGATTTTATTCAGCCAGGCAAACCGATGCAGAACGGATTTATCGAGCGATTTAACAAAACGTTGCGAATAGAGATACTTGATATGTATCTGTTCCGAACGCTTTCGGAAGTGCGAGAATTAACAGAAAACTGGCGTACAGAATATAACGAGGAACGCCCGCATAGCTCACTTGGCAATGTGCCCCCCGTTATCTATGCGAGGCAAAAACTGAATGGAGATCCTCATTGGCGGTGGTACTAA
- the bamE gene encoding outer membrane protein assembly factor BamE domain-containing protein, which produces MRKSIKFILFFIVLLTTGCVGNIDRTKEGTISKYSEKQLVESLVVGKSTKRDVLLYLGRPSIPEDYNGSNSWYYFSEKTDRRLYGVVFLNLDEKISLSLDFDDNKILKKISYKKQ; this is translated from the coding sequence ATGAGAAAAAGCATCAAATTTATTTTATTTTTTATCGTTCTATTAACTACTGGTTGTGTTGGTAATATAGATAGAACAAAGGAAGGAACTATTTCTAAATATAGCGAAAAGCAATTAGTAGAAAGTCTTGTTGTTGGAAAGTCAACTAAGCGTGATGTATTGTTGTATTTAGGGCGGCCAAGTATACCTGAGGATTATAATGGTTCGAATAGCTGGTATTATTTTTCAGAAAAGACCGATCGTCGTCTATACGGGGTTGTTTTCTTAAATCTTGATGAGAAAATATCCTTATCTCTAGATTTTGATGACAATAAAATTCTCAAAAAAATTAGTTATAAAAAACAATAA
- a CDS encoding Gfo/Idh/MocA family protein, with protein MKTYALVGTGGRSGMYLEAIATSYSQSARLVALCDTNQTRMDYANRNLESWGHGAVATWKAADFEQMIAEHRPDIVIVTSVDRTHDRYIIRAMELGCDVITEKPMTVDAERCLAIVNAVERTGRDLRVTFNYRYAPHHSKLRELILNNTLGEVFSVHFEWLLNTQHGADYFRRWHRDKRNSGGLLVHKSTHHFDLVNFWLGSVPESVYAQGDLRFYGRENAENRGVTEFYPRCHQQEYARHDPFALHMEDRAMLKSLYLEAEHEDGYLRDQSVFSDGISIEDTLAVLVKYRNKTLLTYSLNAYQPWEGLNIAFNGSKGRLEMKLVENAYVNGGGERKEEGSLMDCQITWYPMFGAPEQIAVEYGKGGHGGGDALILQELFGQPAPDPLKRRADYHDGAMSILTGICGNLSMQRNRPVFIDELPVARMLLARKNKEQ; from the coding sequence ATGAAAACCTATGCACTGGTTGGCACCGGTGGGCGTTCGGGAATGTATTTGGAGGCGATTGCGACAAGCTACTCCCAGTCGGCACGTTTGGTGGCGTTATGTGACACCAACCAGACGCGCATGGATTATGCGAACCGCAATCTTGAAAGCTGGGGGCATGGGGCAGTCGCTACCTGGAAAGCCGCTGATTTTGAGCAGATGATTGCCGAGCATCGGCCAGATATCGTCATCGTAACCAGCGTTGATCGCACTCACGATCGCTACATTATTCGTGCAATGGAGTTGGGATGCGACGTCATCACAGAAAAGCCAATGACCGTTGATGCTGAGCGTTGCCTGGCGATTGTTAATGCCGTGGAGCGAACAGGCCGTGATTTACGCGTAACGTTTAACTACCGCTATGCCCCTCATCACAGCAAGCTGCGTGAGCTGATTCTCAATAACACCTTGGGTGAAGTGTTTTCTGTGCACTTTGAATGGTTACTGAATACCCAACATGGCGCGGATTATTTTCGGCGCTGGCACCGCGACAAACGCAACAGCGGCGGGTTACTGGTGCATAAATCCACGCATCATTTCGATTTAGTCAATTTCTGGCTCGGCTCTGTACCTGAATCGGTTTATGCCCAAGGAGATTTGCGCTTTTACGGCAGAGAAAACGCAGAAAACCGTGGCGTCACCGAATTTTATCCGCGCTGCCATCAGCAGGAATATGCCCGTCATGATCCGTTTGCCTTACATATGGAAGATCGGGCGATGCTGAAAAGCCTGTATCTGGAAGCGGAGCATGAAGACGGTTATCTGCGGGATCAGAGCGTATTCAGTGATGGTATCAGCATTGAAGATACCTTGGCGGTGCTGGTGAAATACCGCAATAAAACGTTGTTGACCTATTCCCTGAATGCTTACCAACCCTGGGAAGGATTAAACATCGCTTTTAATGGCAGTAAAGGGCGTTTGGAAATGAAGCTGGTAGAGAACGCCTACGTCAATGGTGGGGGCGAACGCAAGGAAGAGGGTAGCCTGATGGACTGCCAGATTACCTGGTATCCGATGTTTGGCGCGCCGGAGCAGATTGCGGTGGAGTACGGCAAAGGGGGGCACGGCGGCGGTGATGCCTTGATTTTGCAAGAGCTGTTTGGTCAACCAGCCCCTGATCCGCTCAAACGGCGGGCTGATTATCACGATGGGGCAATGTCTATTCTGACCGGGATCTGCGGCAATTTATCCATGCAGCGTAACCGGCCCGTTTTTATTGATGAATTACCGGTCGCCAGAATGTTATTGGCGCGGAAAAATAAGGAGCAGTAA
- a CDS encoding barstar family protein, with protein MGKIEFDFNQISDLPAFYQQFAAQFALGEGFGANLDALWDVVTGDIELPVEIEFANLNARRKRRFGAIILLFEEAEEELEGNLRFNIRETGNSAQHHRG; from the coding sequence ATGGGGAAAATAGAATTCGATTTTAATCAGATATCTGATCTACCGGCGTTTTATCAGCAATTTGCCGCTCAGTTTGCGTTAGGGGAAGGGTTTGGCGCCAATCTTGATGCGCTCTGGGATGTGGTGACCGGTGATATCGAGCTGCCGGTTGAGATTGAATTTGCCAATCTCAACGCCCGCCGCAAACGCCGCTTTGGTGCCATTATTCTGCTGTTTGAAGAAGCGGAAGAAGAACTGGAAGGTAACCTGCGGTTCAATATCCGTGAAACAGGTAATTCGGCGCAGCATCACCGGGGATGA
- the yjgA gene encoding ribosome biogenesis factor YjgA, protein MNKQPEDWLDDVPENENEDDDEIIWVSKSEIKRDAEALKDLGTELVELGKNALERIPLDEDLRIAIELAQKIKKEGRRRQIQLIGKMLRARDVEPIQTALDKLKNRHNQQVSLFHKLESLRDRLVTEGDDAIPTVLELYPEADRQQLRALVRNAQKEKAANKPPKSFRQIFQYLRDLAEAQQ, encoded by the coding sequence ATGAACAAACAACCTGAAGACTGGCTCGACGATGTCCCTGAGAATGAAAACGAGGACGATGACGAGATTATCTGGGTCAGTAAAAGTGAAATTAAGCGTGATGCTGAAGCACTGAAAGACTTGGGTACTGAGTTGGTCGAACTAGGCAAAAACGCACTGGAACGCATTCCGCTGGATGAAGACCTGCGTATCGCCATTGAGCTGGCGCAAAAGATCAAAAAAGAAGGCCGCCGTCGCCAAATCCAGCTGATTGGCAAAATGCTGCGCGCCCGTGACGTGGAACCGATTCAGACCGCGCTCGATAAGTTGAAAAACCGCCATAATCAGCAGGTTTCACTGTTCCACAAGCTGGAATCTCTGCGTGACCGCCTGGTGACAGAAGGTGATGATGCGATCCCCACCGTGCTGGAACTGTACCCAGAGGCCGATCGCCAACAGTTACGCGCACTGGTGCGCAACGCACAAAAAGAGAAGGCCGCTAACAAGCCGCCAAAATCGTTCCGCCAAATCTTCCAGTACCTGCGCGATCTGGCAGAGGCACAGCAGTGA